One stretch of Cottoperca gobio chromosome 18, fCotGob3.1, whole genome shotgun sequence DNA includes these proteins:
- the ccnb3 gene encoding LOW QUALITY PROTEIN: G2/mitotic-specific cyclin-B3 (The sequence of the model RefSeq protein was modified relative to this genomic sequence to represent the inferred CDS: deleted 1 base in 1 codon): MEPRRRGLRSSTSLMLTKVHISLPGRKKNAGKKQVKKTSATSVSAENHANLEKSSSASSEGTPAEKEKPEAEEEVQEDVAAPVEELVAAAPPAAREVPAHLQKQQIPVEFDIDSENSEDCYMCAEYAKDIFDYLKRREEKFVLCNYMPKQPSLNPEMRAILIDWLVEVQENFELYHETLYLAVKMADHYLSKTPVHRELLQLVGSTSMLIASKFEERSPPCVDDFLYICDDAYKREELISMEANILQALSFDISIPIPYRFLRRYAKCVSAGMDTLTLARYFCEMSLMEMELVTERGSLLASACLLMALVTKDLGGWCPVLQFHSGYQTSDLAPVVRKLYEMLLAPPDDKLRAIRNKYSHKVFFEVASLPLVNADMLDKALSQ; this comes from the exons ATGGAGCCCCGAAGAAGAGGACTGCGTTCATCGACATCACTAAT GCTCACTAAGGTTCACATCAGCCTTCCTGGGAGGAAGAAGAATGCGGGGAAGAAGCAGGTGAAGAAAACAAGCGCCACCTCAGTGTCTGCTGAGAATCATGCCAACCTGGAAAAGTCTTCCTCTGCGAGCTCAGAGGGGACGCCTGCTGAGAAAGAGAAGCccgaggcagaggaggaggtgcaggaggatgTAGCAGCTCCAGTCGAAGAGCTGGTGGCTGCTGCGCCCCCTGCTGCCCGGGAAGTGCCTGCACACCTTCAGAAACAACAA ATCCCCGTGGAGTTTGACATCGACTCTGAGAACTCTGAGGACTGTTACATGTGTGCGGAGTACGCGAAGGACATCTTTGACTACCTCAAACGGAGAGAG GAGAAGTTTGTCCTCTGCAACTACATGCCCAAACAGCCCAGCCTCAACCCCGAGATGAGGGCAATCCTGATCGACTGGCTGGTGGAAGTACAG GAGAACTTTGAGCTGTACCACGAGACCCTGTACCTGGCCGTGAAGATGGCCGACCACTACCTGTCCAAGACTCCGGTCCACagggagctgctgcagctcgtcGGCTCCACCTCCATGCTCATCGCCTCCAAATTTGAG GAGCGCAGTCCGCCGTGTGTCGACGACTTTCTTTACATTTGCGACGATGCGTACAAGAGGGAGGAGCTCATCTCCATGGAGGCCAACATCCTGCAGGCGCTGTCCTTCGACATAAGCATCCCCATCCCCTATCGGTTCCTCAGACGCTAtgcaaag tgtgtgagCGCGGGCATGGACACGCTGACG CTGGCCCGGTACTTCTGCGAGATGAGTCTCATGGAGATGGAGCTGGTGACGGAGAGGGGCTCGCTGCTCGCCTCAGCCTGCCTGCTGATGGCGCTGGTCACCAAAGACCTGGGAGGATGG TGTCCCGTCCTGCAGTTCCACTCCGGCTATCAGACGTCAGATTTGGCGCCTGTTGTCAGGAAGCTGTACGAGATGCTTTTAGCTCCCCCGGACGACAAACTGAGAGCCATCAGGAACAAATACTCCCACAA GGTGTTTTTTGAAGTTGCATCCTTGCCATTGGTCAACGCCGACATGTTGGACAAAGCTTTATCTCAGTGA
- the LOC115023807 gene encoding uncharacterized protein LOC115023807 produces the protein MQATSADPRVPEPTPEGLKRSRLNIGVLEEFAQNMAENIIQSFKSQMEMMEPEVDGQAFRFNQNQEMLAEELAPAVVDRREVCRSQNVEDHQEGSQSSRSAGVKMDGGKAKNLHLMNESDSESSTKMDPGKEIQTSKNTQPCPPPLSQSGLPVVESLDYPDAPPTTPLLPELERSRDSFTRKLKGGLAKVFLPSPPPSTPQFKEDSSDGSADDPQVELMAHLMHTLSTDDLGRDRLEVGPHHGSKMEAFAEALSCDIIDRVLSDDNREQVADERDLHVLAHQLAETIITSSLDEAKMLV, from the coding sequence ATGCAGGCAACGAGTGCAGATCCAAGGGTGCCAGAGCCGACTCCTGAAGGCCTCAAGAGAAGCCGTCTAAACATTGGGGTTCTCGAAGAGTTTGCCCAAAATATGGCCGAGAACATAATCCAGTCGTTTAAAAGCCAAATGGAAATGATGGAGCCTGAGGTGGACGGCCAGGCTTTTAGATTTAATCAAAACCAGGAGATGTTAGCTGAAGAGTTAGCCCCAGCAGTGGTTGATCGGAGAGAAGTATGTAGAAGTCAAAACGTTGAGGATCACCAAGAGGGTTCCCAGAGTTCAAGATCAGCTGGGGTAAAGATGGATGGTGGGAAGGCTAAAAATCTGCatttaatgaatgaatctgACAGCGAGAGTTCCACAAAGATGGATCCAGGCAAAGAAATCCAGACCTCTAAAAACACCCAGCCTTGTCCCCCGCCCCTGTCCCAGTCAGGGCTCCCCGTCGTGGAATCCCTCGACTACCCCGACGCCCCTCCAACCACACCTCTCCTCCCAGAGCTtgagaggagcagagacagTTTCACCAGGAAGCTAAAAGGAGGCTTGGCGAAGGTTTTCCTGCCTTCACCTCCCCCGTCCACCCCGCAGTTCAAAGAGGACTCCTCGGACGGATCCGCAGACGACCCCCAGGTGGAGTTAATGGCGCATTTGATGCACACACTGTCCACAGATGATTTAGGAAGAGACCGTTTGGAAGTAGGACCTCACCATGGATCCAAGATGGAGGCTTTTGCGGAGGCTCTTTCATGTGACATCATTGACCGGGTCTTGAGCGACGATAACAGAGAGCAGGTAGCCGACGAACGCGATCTCCATGTGCTAGCACACCAACTGGCTGAAACCATCATCACCTCCTCCCTTGATGAAGCTAAAATGCTTGTCTAG